Proteins encoded by one window of Candidatus Obscuribacterales bacterium:
- a CDS encoding DNA-directed RNA polymerase subunit beta'' gives MSQDKKDSIAFINQTVDKKKLGSLLAELYEKYGTARSAEVANSLKDLGFKFATKAGVTISIEDLEVPETKRNLISAAEKEIEEAQRRYERGEITEVERYNKVIDTWSATTDQLTREVVDNFDRMNPVYMMAFSGARGNISQVRQLVGMRGLMADSQGQIIDLPIKANFREGLNVTEYIISSYGARKGLVDTALKTADSGYLTRRLVDVAQDVIVRDLDCGTTRSVAMQAIMEGDKVIVGLSERAFGRTSFEDVVSPDGEVIVQKGQLIDRKAAAALDKAKIRSIPVRSPLGCISQFGVCQKCYGWSLTTNKNVDVGEAIGIIAAQSIGEPGTQLTMRTFHTGGAVAGGSSRIQIKAPMTGEVTYKIPTRSVRTAYGDQVEQATRDGAIKVGGGKRDESFNLPAGALIMVASGTEVQQGQVIAEHEAVGAKKNLTEKASKDITADISGRVSFQGFQADEKRDRQGNISRTANRAGIIWVLEGDVYNLPSGARVVVKDGQDVVPGDVLAEITISSEHGGEVRFGTDLKTQNVKQGKKTVAKLVEGKEINVVIASVGAANAKLELGKQSSAWKVQKTKEAFTIKVVHDETVENGKIVAELVDDGVNAVTCGGEVIYDGVETDDRRVVTKPGRLLFIPEETHFLSKDASLKMVDSGDIVTAGQEVVKDVFAHMDGVAEIVADNDIIHEVIIRPGDIVPIADPSELKVRDGEIVDVGVEFLEGQKTKKRQMITLLEREDGSSFVLVRPVDEYWIEPRETKFKHKATDEKISLRSVTQLLFRDREKVRNLQGAALTRTSLVLQMQGQLQGLKGTVEVENDDLHIVVKENILLRRDSEFNVTLLAVEDRQEIPAGGAIATTQVLTKTPARVQLSKSDERRVLLITEEQQIHEKVKGTPTVKVGDLLRNEDTIAKGSTASHSGQVVAVESGEVTIRKGRPYLISGNTQLQTDDGQLVQRGDLLATLIFERQKTGDIVQGLPRVEELLEARKPKESAILAERAGRARVVTEDDITRLIVTYPEGGEEEIVIPSGLNIIVEDGEDITVGKALTDGPPNPHDIVRLVNIEAAQKFLVDEVQSVYRSQGVDIADKHIEVIVRQMTRKVRVDEPGETILLPGELLERYDAEQENAKAQAAGIREATWQPVLLGITKASLNTESFISAASFQETTRILTEAAVEGKKDWLRGLKENVIIGRLIPAGTGFQGHHAPAEEEEQEEDIYPPIGEGSFTQTS, from the coding sequence ATGAGCCAAGATAAGAAAGACTCAATAGCGTTCATCAACCAAACGGTGGACAAGAAGAAGCTAGGTTCGCTTCTTGCTGAACTGTACGAGAAGTACGGCACAGCACGTTCTGCTGAAGTTGCCAACTCGCTCAAAGACTTGGGCTTCAAGTTCGCCACCAAAGCAGGCGTCACAATCTCTATCGAGGACTTGGAAGTACCAGAGACCAAGCGCAACTTGATCTCTGCTGCTGAAAAGGAAATTGAAGAAGCTCAGCGTCGCTACGAGCGCGGTGAGATCACAGAAGTTGAACGCTACAACAAGGTTATCGACACATGGTCTGCTACAACCGACCAATTGACCCGCGAAGTGGTCGACAACTTTGATCGCATGAACCCTGTATACATGATGGCCTTCTCCGGCGCCAGAGGTAACATCTCTCAGGTCCGTCAGCTGGTCGGTATGCGTGGCTTGATGGCTGACTCTCAAGGACAGATTATCGACTTGCCGATTAAGGCTAACTTCCGCGAAGGTCTGAACGTAACCGAGTACATCATCTCCTCTTATGGTGCACGTAAGGGTCTTGTAGATACAGCTCTGAAAACAGCCGACTCCGGTTATCTAACCAGACGTCTGGTTGACGTTGCTCAAGACGTTATTGTTCGCGATCTCGATTGCGGCACAACACGCTCCGTAGCAATGCAGGCAATCATGGAAGGCGATAAAGTTATCGTCGGCTTGTCCGAGCGCGCCTTCGGTAGAACTTCTTTTGAAGATGTTGTTAGCCCGGATGGCGAAGTTATCGTCCAAAAAGGTCAGCTCATCGACAGAAAAGCAGCAGCAGCTCTCGATAAAGCTAAAATCAGAAGCATTCCAGTGCGTTCGCCTCTTGGTTGCATAAGCCAATTCGGCGTTTGCCAGAAGTGCTATGGCTGGTCACTCACAACCAACAAGAACGTCGATGTCGGCGAAGCAATTGGTATCATTGCCGCTCAGTCAATCGGTGAACCTGGAACACAGCTCACAATGAGAACGTTCCACACAGGTGGTGCCGTAGCTGGTGGCAGCAGCCGTATTCAGATCAAGGCTCCGATGACCGGTGAAGTCACCTACAAGATTCCAACCCGTTCTGTTCGTACCGCTTACGGTGACCAAGTTGAACAAGCTACTCGGGACGGCGCCATCAAAGTTGGCGGCGGCAAGAGAGATGAATCCTTCAACTTACCTGCCGGCGCTCTCATCATGGTTGCCTCCGGTACTGAAGTACAGCAAGGACAAGTTATTGCCGAGCATGAAGCAGTTGGCGCTAAGAAGAACTTGACGGAAAAGGCCAGCAAAGATATCACCGCTGATATCTCCGGTCGTGTTTCATTCCAAGGCTTCCAGGCTGACGAAAAACGTGATCGTCAAGGCAACATCTCCCGCACAGCAAACCGTGCCGGTATCATCTGGGTACTGGAAGGGGACGTATACAACCTGCCTTCAGGTGCCCGTGTTGTCGTCAAAGACGGACAAGACGTGGTTCCAGGCGATGTTCTGGCTGAGATCACAATCTCATCCGAGCATGGAGGTGAAGTACGCTTCGGCACAGATCTGAAAACGCAAAACGTCAAGCAAGGCAAGAAAACAGTTGCCAAACTTGTTGAAGGTAAGGAAATAAACGTCGTCATCGCTTCAGTCGGTGCAGCTAATGCCAAATTAGAACTCGGCAAGCAAAGCAGCGCATGGAAAGTGCAAAAGACCAAAGAAGCCTTCACCATCAAAGTAGTGCATGACGAAACAGTAGAAAACGGCAAGATTGTCGCTGAACTCGTAGATGATGGCGTCAATGCTGTTACCTGCGGCGGCGAAGTCATTTACGACGGAGTCGAAACAGATGATCGTCGCGTCGTAACCAAGCCTGGTCGCTTGCTCTTTATCCCAGAAGAGACACACTTCCTCTCCAAGGATGCTTCCTTGAAGATGGTCGACTCCGGTGACATCGTCACTGCCGGTCAGGAAGTCGTCAAAGACGTCTTCGCTCACATGGACGGTGTGGCTGAGATAGTTGCCGACAACGACATCATCCACGAAGTAATTATTCGTCCAGGAGACATCGTTCCGATAGCCGATCCTTCCGAATTGAAAGTTAGAGACGGTGAGATAGTCGACGTTGGTGTTGAGTTCCTCGAGGGACAAAAGACCAAGAAGCGCCAGATGATTACTCTGCTCGAGCGCGAAGATGGCTCCAGCTTTGTTCTAGTTCGTCCAGTTGATGAATACTGGATTGAGCCAAGAGAAACCAAATTCAAGCACAAAGCTACTGACGAGAAAATTAGCTTGAGAAGCGTCACTCAGCTCTTGTTCCGTGATCGCGAGAAAGTGCGCAACCTGCAAGGCGCAGCATTGACCCGTACATCACTCGTTCTGCAAATGCAAGGTCAATTGCAAGGACTCAAGGGAACAGTCGAAGTTGAAAACGACGATCTCCATATTGTCGTCAAAGAAAACATCCTCTTGAGACGCGACAGCGAATTCAACGTCACATTGTTGGCTGTTGAAGATCGTCAGGAAATTCCTGCAGGCGGCGCCATTGCCACCACGCAAGTGTTGACCAAAACACCAGCGCGCGTGCAATTGTCCAAGTCTGATGAGCGCCGTGTTCTTCTCATCACAGAAGAACAGCAGATTCACGAAAAAGTGAAAGGGACTCCAACGGTTAAAGTCGGCGACCTCTTACGCAATGAGGACACTATCGCTAAGGGCTCCACAGCCAGCCATTCCGGTCAAGTTGTAGCTGTTGAGTCTGGTGAAGTGACTATCCGTAAAGGACGTCCTTACCTCATCTCCGGTAACACACAACTGCAAACAGATGATGGTCAGCTGGTGCAGCGTGGTGACTTGCTTGCAACACTTATCTTCGAAAGACAGAAGACAGGGGACATCGTACAGGGTCTACCAAGAGTTGAAGAACTGCTGGAAGCTCGCAAACCCAAAGAATCAGCCATCTTGGCTGAGCGTGCCGGTCGTGCCCGTGTTGTCACCGAAGATGACATCACTCGCTTGATTGTCACCTATCCGGAAGGCGGCGAAGAAGAGATAGTCATACCTTCAGGATTGAACATTATCGTTGAAGACGGTGAAGACATCACAGTAGGTAAGGCACTCACAGACGGTCCACCAAACCCACACGATATCGTGCGCTTGGTCAATATCGAAGCTGCTCAGAAATTCCTTGTGGATGAAGTGCAGTCGGTATATCGTTCACAGGGTGTAGACATCGCCGACAAACACATTGAAGTGATTGTCAGACAGATGACTCGCAAGGTGCGCGTAGACGAGCCGGGCGAAACAATCTTGCTGCCGGGCGAATTGCTCGAGCGTTACGATGCCGAACAAGAAAACGCCAAGGCGCAAGCCGCCGGGATAAGAGAAGCAACCTGGCAACCAGTACTTCTCGGTATCACCAAAGCCAGCTTGAACACAGAAAGCTTCATCTCTGCTGCTTCCTTCCAGGAAACAACAAGAATCCTCACCGAAGCTGCTGTCGAAGGTAAGAAAGATTGGCTACGTGGCTTGAAGGAAAACGTGATCATCGGTCGCTTGATTCCAGCCGGAACAGGCTTCCAGGGTCACCATGCCCCAGCTGAAGAAGAAGAGCAAGAAGAGGACATCTATCCTCCAATCGGCGAAGGCTCTTTCACTCAGACGAGTTAG
- a CDS encoding HAMP domain-containing histidine kinase — MMFKNLRLRLTIWFVCLSAVAHITTTILTGVLFHNQLTAAIDSELAELVAEHLQNIDYTDGHLSLPTATRSFSAKSIKLLASIQLFDPNGKFVQETGAPGVTIMYPRATEVPLHGHHLRSLSRRILDHGRLLGYLQVQLPTDARERAESDRLLMLVITFPVLIALLFICGYYFTAVAIKPIEETFSILKEFMINAGHELNTPLSIAQAALDNLDRQGAKQADVLKKVSVIKLSLTRMRNLVDDMLLLAKLESDKATTRTFKVLPFHDLVRETLEHIQPLLEEHGIQLSIESMDNVFVRGNMFQLQQMLTNLLQNAISYNKSAGTISISLKLTDQTAQLVIADSGVGISEQDLPRIFDKFFRAESSRAAASGGSGLGLVIVKNVVEAHRGAIKVDSELNVGTKVIVSLPIVAQPISTHTIPTNS, encoded by the coding sequence GTGATGTTTAAAAACCTGCGATTACGTCTGACAATTTGGTTCGTCTGTCTATCCGCAGTTGCTCATATCACAACCACAATACTCACCGGGGTCCTATTTCACAACCAATTAACCGCTGCTATCGACTCGGAGCTTGCTGAGTTGGTGGCAGAGCATTTGCAAAACATAGATTACACCGATGGTCATCTAAGTCTGCCGACGGCGACTCGATCCTTTTCTGCAAAATCGATAAAGTTGCTTGCTTCAATACAGTTATTCGATCCAAACGGAAAATTTGTGCAAGAAACAGGCGCCCCTGGTGTAACCATAATGTATCCTCGAGCTACAGAAGTTCCTCTGCATGGTCATCATTTGCGAAGTCTATCGCGCCGAATCTTGGACCATGGCCGGCTCTTGGGTTATCTGCAAGTTCAGTTACCCACGGACGCTCGTGAAAGAGCTGAGAGTGATAGGTTGCTGATGTTGGTCATAACATTTCCTGTGCTTATTGCTCTATTGTTTATTTGCGGTTATTACTTTACTGCGGTGGCTATTAAGCCCATCGAAGAGACATTTTCTATTCTCAAAGAATTCATGATTAACGCCGGTCATGAATTGAACACGCCTTTGTCGATTGCTCAAGCTGCCTTGGACAACCTTGATCGCCAGGGGGCAAAGCAAGCTGATGTTTTGAAGAAAGTTTCCGTCATCAAACTGTCTTTGACCAGAATGCGCAATTTAGTTGATGACATGCTTTTGCTGGCTAAGCTGGAGTCGGATAAGGCTACAACTCGCACATTTAAGGTATTGCCATTTCATGACCTAGTTAGAGAAACGCTTGAGCATATTCAGCCTCTATTGGAAGAGCATGGTATTCAGCTTTCAATTGAGTCGATGGACAATGTTTTTGTGCGCGGCAATATGTTTCAGTTGCAACAGATGTTGACGAATTTATTGCAGAATGCCATTTCTTACAACAAGTCCGCCGGCACCATTTCAATATCGTTGAAGTTGACTGATCAAACCGCACAATTGGTAATTGCCGATAGTGGAGTAGGAATAAGCGAACAAGATTTACCGAGAATATTCGACAAATTCTTCCGCGCAGAATCATCACGCGCTGCTGCAAGTGGTGGCTCAGGACTAGGGCTGGTCATTGTCAAAAACGTTGTAGAAGCACACAGGGGCGCTATCAAGGTCGACAGTGAGCTTAATGTCGGCACAAAAGTTATTGTCAGTTTGCCTATAGTGGCACAGCCTATAAGTACCCACACAATCCCCACGAATTCCTAA
- a CDS encoding response regulator transcription factor, with amino-acid sequence MSKVLLAEDEALLANEISEWLQHEHHIVEIVGDGLAAQEILSCCQYDVVVLDWMLPSLSGVDVCKNYRASGGQTPILILTARSSIESKEEGLDAGADDYLTKPVQLKELSARIRSLLRRKVVSPTNNLQVMDIVVDPKTRTVTKGGQDVHLEPREFNLLEFLLRHPNVTFSTEALIRRVWESYTHITPETLRSYVKSLRKKLDTEGKDSFIATVHGSGYMVVNRDV; translated from the coding sequence ATGAGTAAGGTTTTGCTAGCAGAAGATGAGGCTTTACTGGCTAATGAGATTAGCGAGTGGTTGCAGCACGAGCATCATATTGTGGAAATTGTAGGAGACGGACTGGCGGCACAAGAGATTCTTTCTTGCTGCCAATACGATGTTGTTGTCCTTGACTGGATGCTACCTAGTTTGAGTGGAGTGGATGTTTGCAAAAACTATCGCGCATCCGGCGGGCAGACTCCTATACTTATTCTTACCGCCCGGTCATCGATTGAATCCAAGGAAGAAGGATTGGATGCCGGAGCAGATGATTATTTGACCAAGCCTGTCCAACTTAAGGAATTGAGCGCCAGAATACGCTCTTTGCTCAGACGCAAGGTTGTGTCGCCAACGAATAATTTGCAGGTTATGGACATCGTAGTCGATCCTAAAACACGAACCGTCACTAAGGGTGGACAGGATGTTCATCTGGAACCGCGCGAGTTCAATCTGTTGGAATTTCTACTTCGCCATCCTAATGTCACCTTCAGCACAGAGGCGTTGATCAGGCGTGTTTGGGAGTCATATACTCACATAACTCCTGAGACTTTGCGTTCTTATGTAAAGTCATTGCGTAAAAAGCTCGATACGGAAGGCAAAGATTCTTTCATTGCCACGGTGCATGGTTCAGGTTATATGGTTGTGAATCGTGATGTTTAA
- a CDS encoding tetratricopeptide repeat protein: protein MPFCSHLATRIIGLALLSLLTVAPAALAAEEKPGAHAVSLYNLGLTAYKQGSPESAIIFFRRATDLDPDLADAHYNLAVIYQAQKRYKEAIPRFEQVLRVKPTDADAHFQLAIILQETGRLPEAKDHFSNIAPNNPHFAECQQRMAQINSQLSGGAQLKGQSGFESTPNYGQNQSTVAANMSGSRIDESPMQTVAPSSFGYAAQNYNNQQMSAQTQQQMPVEQPVQQLQPIQPVQQAAPTPSPVPTIANSTLRVIATGFSAPSGIAFDRQGNLYIANFLSNTIDRITLDGSRMQFSAGINLKGPIGITIDETGNVYVANYNSGTIARINPAGVATIIASGFKKPYYLALDNDGNLYVSQQEDNSVVRITLPKSAARSASK, encoded by the coding sequence ATGCCGTTTTGTTCCCACCTAGCCACCAGAATTATCGGACTGGCACTACTTAGCCTTCTCACAGTCGCCCCTGCTGCACTCGCTGCCGAGGAAAAGCCAGGCGCGCACGCTGTCAGCCTGTACAACTTGGGACTGACCGCCTACAAGCAAGGCAGCCCCGAATCAGCAATCATCTTCTTCCGCCGGGCAACCGACCTTGACCCGGATTTGGCCGATGCGCATTACAATCTGGCTGTCATCTACCAAGCTCAGAAGAGATACAAGGAAGCAATTCCTCGCTTCGAGCAAGTTTTACGCGTCAAACCAACGGATGCTGATGCGCACTTCCAACTAGCAATAATCCTGCAAGAAACAGGCAGACTACCGGAAGCCAAAGATCATTTTTCCAACATTGCTCCAAATAACCCGCACTTTGCCGAATGCCAACAACGCATGGCACAGATAAATAGCCAACTTTCAGGCGGCGCCCAACTGAAGGGCCAGTCCGGATTTGAATCGACTCCAAATTATGGACAAAATCAATCAACAGTTGCCGCCAATATGTCCGGCAGCAGAATTGATGAAAGCCCAATGCAGACGGTAGCCCCCTCTTCTTTTGGTTACGCGGCCCAAAATTACAATAACCAACAAATGTCGGCTCAAACACAGCAACAGATGCCCGTCGAACAACCGGTACAGCAATTACAACCAATTCAACCGGTTCAACAAGCAGCGCCTACACCAAGTCCTGTACCGACAATTGCCAACTCGACTTTGCGTGTTATTGCTACTGGATTTTCCGCACCATCCGGCATTGCCTTTGATCGTCAAGGCAACTTGTACATCGCAAATTTCTTGAGCAATACAATCGACAGAATCACACTTGATGGTTCACGCATGCAATTTTCCGCAGGCATCAACTTGAAAGGACCTATCGGCATAACTATTGATGAAACCGGTAACGTCTATGTCGCCAATTACAATTCCGGCACCATTGCCCGTATTAATCCGGCAGGAGTTGCCACCATTATTGCCAGCGGCTTCAAGAAGCCATATTATTTAGCTCTGGACAACGACGGAAATTTATATGTCAGCCAGCAAGAAGACAATTCAGTTGTAAGAATTACTCTCCCCAAATCGGCGGCTAGAAGCGCCAGCAAATAG
- a CDS encoding 1-acyl-sn-glycerol-3-phosphate acyltransferase has translation MATFNENSLKLSGRLFFNFIASSYRLKFWLTHPTVVKGKENLPTEGAYLMVANHLSDVDPPAIGIQVGQPVGFMAKEELFKIPIYGPALALLGAVSVDRNKPEPSTFKALRQILKTGRPVLAFIEGTRTKTPGVLGMPHTGPAYIARSNKVPIVPVSIVGSNDKKSKMYITFGEPMPPGEDLDETTWKIMERISEMSGLKLPEKH, from the coding sequence ATGGCAACATTCAATGAAAATTCACTAAAACTCAGTGGGCGGTTGTTTTTCAATTTCATCGCATCTAGCTACAGGCTAAAGTTTTGGCTGACGCACCCCACCGTTGTAAAAGGCAAAGAAAACTTGCCTACAGAAGGGGCGTATTTGATGGTGGCTAATCACCTCTCAGATGTTGACCCGCCGGCCATCGGCATTCAAGTTGGCCAACCGGTTGGATTTATGGCCAAGGAAGAACTCTTTAAAATTCCAATTTATGGTCCAGCGCTTGCACTTCTTGGAGCAGTTTCTGTCGATCGCAATAAACCGGAACCGTCCACATTTAAGGCTCTTCGCCAAATTTTAAAAACAGGACGTCCTGTTTTAGCCTTTATTGAAGGCACACGAACCAAAACTCCCGGCGTACTGGGTATGCCGCACACTGGTCCGGCTTACATTGCCAGATCGAATAAAGTACCAATTGTCCCCGTGAGCATAGTCGGCTCAAATGACAAGAAAAGCAAAATGTACATCACCTTCGGGGAACCAATGCCGCCAGGTGAAGACCTGGACGAAACGACCTGGAAAATCATGGAGCGAATATCTGAAATGTCCGGGCTCAAGCTTCCTGAAAAACACTAG
- a CDS encoding AAA family ATPase, whose amino-acid sequence MLIESLFFDAFGNLAGKRIDFQQGRLNLVLAANEYGKSTIAESIWAILFDYPPHQRSTEDRLKEREARKPKTAQGFKASMDITLPDQKLRIVRDFDERILKVFDRLNSDRDVTNEYLSGPSQDQLGIRLTGVGRDLFRNTSFVGQRELGLTGLSEESSLSAILQSISDASGAATTAAEAIEVLMEALASFPWQGKKYRAERLISELEMQREDIQVRLHDLDRDRLAAREDLERLALLKDKVKVEERQLRALEYLHLCLEVADVDTRLSKATDRLVKVNDLRVKMKLLAGSEEFPIASVKNVEELWTKREARLSDRQRLKHELDSKEKELSLKEMRVREQYESAHHFTSEEAQTVSGIGMTLQSVLSELVQNKTKLEAEEGRVRTSGIDLDGLSSVRKSLLNLDTKDLDEAYMCHEKIKKMTDQIERTKGSAWRAQMIANDILAERKHMSAAASSGAMMSFAFLVVLILLFLLSKLPSVAALLPVDSSTVSFAIGAICAVAFVILAFHAKTFFDANNFRKLDLATAREEEERNNQDAKNLPQEIGLMNERLNIIARNAFLSDGNQLLERMQAYASAAPALKELDLLTEIIQSQESHADVLKDQLKAMLTKAGYSLDKITPQMAFKLAEDINSYLEQTRGIKLSGEMLEHQRSELKFLSDEMRDLDAQLKEYFRKAKIDHPEDIPAAYETFTNRIQSFRQWQDLKSELGLMERDSTSDTSVNTLPDLIERLKRQRQAAWSKMEELIVKYPEIAESSDCLGVLTKRTDFAQRLTGYSELLHAYQKEKEELSIKVRASLKNYEDHYLKLEENLESLEEQIKEFKQTKLSLELALTTFQQMAYETHRNWSQQLNEISKDLLNGIGSDFESIQFDQNLQITARRKGEVEPWQPANIESQTSIGTREQLYWLARMAICRFLSRDSSLPIVLDEPFSELDDERFLKSMRFLLNVLAKDHQVIIFSCHHERHRWLMDRLNEEEKALIQNCELKPITESASVSF is encoded by the coding sequence ATGCTGATTGAGAGTCTATTTTTTGATGCATTCGGCAATTTAGCCGGCAAGCGCATTGATTTCCAACAAGGGCGTTTAAACCTTGTTTTGGCCGCCAATGAGTATGGCAAATCGACAATTGCCGAATCAATTTGGGCAATTTTGTTTGACTACCCGCCGCACCAGCGCTCTACTGAAGACAGGCTGAAGGAGAGAGAAGCACGCAAGCCCAAGACAGCACAGGGCTTCAAAGCCTCTATGGATATAACCTTGCCGGATCAAAAATTGCGCATCGTGCGTGATTTTGACGAGCGCATTTTGAAAGTTTTTGACAGATTGAATTCTGATAGAGATGTGACCAACGAATACTTGTCCGGTCCTAGCCAGGATCAATTAGGAATTAGGCTAACAGGAGTCGGCAGGGATCTATTCCGTAATACGTCTTTTGTCGGACAAAGGGAACTTGGGCTTACAGGACTATCCGAAGAATCCAGCCTGTCAGCGATTCTGCAGAGCATATCCGATGCCTCCGGTGCTGCTACAACAGCTGCTGAAGCGATAGAAGTTTTAATGGAAGCTCTTGCCAGTTTTCCATGGCAAGGAAAGAAATACCGCGCAGAACGACTTATCTCAGAATTAGAGATGCAGCGAGAAGATATTCAAGTAAGACTGCACGATCTTGATAGAGACAGGCTTGCTGCCAGAGAAGATCTGGAAAGACTGGCTCTGCTCAAAGACAAGGTCAAAGTGGAAGAAAGACAGCTTAGAGCCCTTGAATATCTTCATTTGTGTCTTGAGGTGGCCGATGTCGACACTCGACTGAGCAAGGCAACCGACAGGCTTGTTAAGGTCAACGACTTACGCGTGAAAATGAAACTTCTGGCCGGCAGCGAAGAGTTTCCCATTGCTTCAGTTAAAAATGTCGAGGAGCTTTGGACCAAGCGTGAGGCGCGCCTTTCCGATAGGCAAAGACTTAAGCACGAACTTGATAGTAAGGAAAAAGAGCTGTCTTTGAAAGAAATGCGTGTGCGCGAACAATATGAATCCGCTCATCATTTCACATCTGAGGAAGCACAGACGGTATCAGGCATAGGCATGACGCTGCAGTCAGTATTGTCTGAACTTGTGCAAAATAAAACCAAGTTGGAAGCCGAAGAAGGAAGAGTTCGAACAAGCGGTATCGATTTAGATGGGTTGTCTTCGGTACGCAAGTCACTTTTGAATCTGGACACAAAAGACCTTGACGAAGCCTACATGTGCCACGAGAAAATTAAGAAAATGACTGATCAGATTGAGCGCACCAAGGGCTCGGCTTGGCGTGCTCAGATGATTGCCAATGATATTTTGGCTGAACGTAAACACATGTCTGCTGCAGCCAGCAGTGGTGCTATGATGAGTTTTGCTTTTCTAGTTGTGCTCATTTTGCTTTTTCTCTTGAGTAAATTGCCGTCGGTAGCTGCATTGTTGCCGGTTGATTCCTCCACCGTCTCATTTGCTATTGGTGCTATTTGTGCTGTTGCTTTTGTGATTTTGGCTTTTCACGCCAAGACATTTTTCGACGCTAACAACTTCCGCAAATTGGATTTAGCAACCGCTCGCGAAGAAGAAGAAAGAAATAATCAGGATGCCAAAAATCTGCCTCAAGAAATTGGCTTAATGAACGAGCGCTTGAACATAATTGCTCGAAATGCCTTTCTGTCAGACGGTAATCAGCTCTTAGAACGCATGCAGGCTTATGCCTCAGCGGCGCCGGCACTCAAAGAATTGGATCTGCTGACTGAAATTATTCAGAGCCAGGAATCGCACGCAGATGTTCTAAAAGACCAGCTAAAGGCGATGCTGACCAAGGCTGGCTATTCGCTGGATAAAATAACGCCACAAATGGCGTTCAAGTTAGCTGAGGATATAAATAGTTATCTTGAGCAGACGCGTGGAATTAAATTATCCGGCGAGATGCTCGAGCATCAGAGATCCGAATTGAAATTCTTGTCCGATGAAATGCGTGACTTGGATGCTCAATTGAAGGAGTACTTTCGAAAAGCAAAAATTGATCATCCGGAAGATATTCCCGCCGCCTATGAAACTTTTACAAATAGAATTCAATCATTTAGGCAGTGGCAGGACCTCAAGTCGGAGTTGGGACTAATGGAGCGTGACAGCACATCCGATACTTCTGTAAACACATTGCCGGATTTAATAGAAAGACTGAAGCGGCAAAGACAAGCTGCCTGGTCAAAAATGGAAGAGTTGATAGTTAAATATCCGGAAATCGCCGAATCATCGGATTGCCTGGGGGTTTTGACAAAAAGAACTGACTTTGCGCAGCGCCTCACCGGCTATTCTGAACTCTTGCATGCATATCAAAAAGAAAAAGAGGAATTGTCCATCAAGGTGCGCGCATCCTTGAAAAACTATGAGGATCATTACCTCAAACTGGAAGAAAATCTCGAATCGCTGGAAGAACAAATCAAGGAATTCAAGCAAACTAAGTTGTCCCTGGAATTGGCTTTGACTACCTTCCAACAAATGGCTTATGAAACACACAGAAATTGGTCACAGCAATTGAATGAAATTTCCAAAGATCTATTAAACGGTATCGGCTCTGACTTTGAGAGCATTCAATTTGATCAGAATCTACAAATAACAGCAAGGCGCAAAGGCGAAGTTGAACCCTGGCAGCCGGCCAATATTGAGAGCCAGACATCAATAGGAACACGAGAGCAGCTCTACTGGCTGGCCCGCATGGCCATTTGCCGCTTTTTAAGCCGCGACTCTTCTCTTCCAATTGTCTTGGACGAGCCGTTTAGTGAACTCGATGACGAGCGTTTCTTGAAGTCAATGCGTTTTCTTTTGAACGTGCTTGCTAAAGACCACCAGGTGATCATTTTCAGCTGCCACCATGAAAGACACCGTTGGCTCATGGACAGACTAAATGAAGAAGAAAAGGCACTTATTCAAAACTGCGAATTGAAACCGATAACGGAGTCAGCCTCGGTAAGCTTCTAG